The Trichoplusia ni isolate ovarian cell line Hi5 chromosome 17, tn1, whole genome shotgun sequence genome includes a region encoding these proteins:
- the LOC113502331 gene encoding ribosome biogenesis protein TSR3 homolog: protein MAPGKKGSVHGKRSNHHVKRDYAERLNDLSIQSSEETDSDESGSNDEGVEADFPVSMWDLNHCDPKKCSGRKLLRHNLIKNLKLGQRFQGLVLSPVGTQCVSPNDKDIIEKFGLAVIDCSWAKIDETPFGRMKSPHPRLLPFLVAANPINYGKPYQLSCVEALAAAMVITGHKKEAQFYLSKFSWGHSFLELNSEALELYAACTDSKSVLEAQEKYLETVKNEKDDRQMWPPSESETESDSS, encoded by the coding sequence ATGGCTCCAGGAAAAAAAGGCAGCGTACATGGAAAACGTTCGAACCATCATGTTAAACGTGACTATGCGGAGAGATTGAACGATTTAAGTATTCAGTCCTCAGAAGAGACTGATTCTGATGAAAGTGGATCCAATGATGAAGGTGTGGAGGCTGATTTCCCTGTCAGCATGTGGGACTTAAACCATTGTGATCCTAAAAAATGTTCCGGCAGAAAACTGTTGCGACATAACCtcataaagaatttaaaacttGGTCAGAGATTCCAGGGCCTTGTTCTATCACCAGTTGGTACCCAGTGCGTTAGCCCGAATGATAAGGATATCATTGAGAAGTTTGGACTTGCTGTTATAGATTGTTCATGGGCTAAAATTGACGAGACCCCCTTTGGGAGAATGAAATCACCACATCCAAGATTGCTTCCATTTTTAGTCGCAGCTAATCCAATAAACTATGGAAAACCGTACCAGCTGAGTTGTGTAGAAGCATTAGCAGCAGCTATGGTAATAACTGGGCATAAAAAAGAggcacaattttatttatcaaagttttCATGGGGCCACTCTTTCTTAGAGCTTAATTCTGAAGCTTTGGAGTTGTACGCAGCCTGTACAGACAGTAAGAGTGTGCTAGAAGCCCAGGAAAAGTATTTAGAAACTGTAAAGAATGAAAAGGATGACAGACAAATGTGGCCTCCGAGTGAATCTGAAACTGAATCTGATAGTTCATAG